TGCTTGAACTGTATCATGCACTTGAGCTTCCTTACGCCTATGTTGGCAAGGAATCAAGTGCTGTTGAAGGCATGATGGTTGCACAAGAACCTCTTGCTATTTACGCTCCAGGACATAACACCCTTGCACCACTTAGACAATTACATCAAGCATGTAAAAATGCCTTGCTCTATCAAGGACCACTTCCAGCACTTAAAAATAGTAAGAAGAGTGATTTGAAACAAGAATAATTACTTATCTCTTAGTACCTTCTTTTTTTAAGAAACCTTTACTGTGATAAGACTACTTCTTTCGTGTGAGAAGATTGGTTGCTAAGAGTGCAAGTTCTTCCTTTTTTAGTATATCTAATTGGGCGATTTGTTTGAGAATGTTTTCATGATACGTGAGCATTAATTGATCTACTTCCTTGAAAACGCCGTGTTTTTCAAGAAGTTCTTTGTAGTGCTCAAAATCCTTTGGTTCCTCACTTGTTTTTTCACAGAGTAACAAGCGGTACATTGTTTGCTTGTTTTCTTTGAAATCTGAGCCTTGGTCTTTGCCACTTGTTGAAGTGAAATCAAGATAGTCATCACGCAAGTTGTACAACAGTCCCATCTCTTCACCGATCTTTTCAAGCTGCGCAGGATTTCTCCCTGCAAGAATTACCCCTGCTGCAAGAGGGAGTGAAAAGGTGTAACGTGCAGTTTTGTATTGGTAAATTTTGAGAATTTTATCCTTGGAAAATGTTTTTCTGCTTGCAGATCCCATAATATCTGCCATTTGTCCAAGTGCAGTTCTGTGCAACTCTTTTGAAAACAAGTCCATAAGCTCGCCGTGTTTGATGAGGCGTAGAGCTACAAAAATAAGGGCATCTGCTGCGCACAAAGCAAGTGATTCCCCTGTCTTTTTCACCTCTTGGAATTGTTCGACCTCCCCCCTACTCTCAAAGCTTTTATGTAGTGCAAGACAACCTCGTCGTAAAACACTCCTGTCCATGATATCGTCTTGGATGAGCAGTGCTGCGTGAATAAGTTCAAGAGCAATTGCTGCCTGAACTGCTTGAACATCATATTTTGGAGCGTAGCACTCTTGGGCGAAGAGAAGAAGAGAACCTCTAAGAAATTTCCCGCGACTAACATAGTCTTTGAGAAGTTCGTAAACCTCTTGTGTGAACGTGCCTGCTGTAAGAGCTTCGCGTTGCATGTTTTTTAAGAACATGTCTGTTTCTTCTCTGAGGATTTGTGCGTAGTGACCAATGATTTCTTGCATGAACTTCATCACAACGTTAGCTGTTTTTAAGCGTATGGTTGCACCAATCGGTCAAGCCACCTTGCGCCAATGTACCTTCGTTTAAGCCTGAGAAACTGTGTACCGCATGAATACTTCAGAAAGCAGAATTCAAAGATGATTTCAAAAATACCCTGCTAAATAGATACCAGTTAAGGAGATGTTGAGAATATGACCGCACACTTTTTTTTCATACTTTGGAGCAAGAACATTCATAAACACATCACAAAAGGCACAGGTTATGCACTTGATTATCCGCGCAAATGAACAAGAACTAGAACACACTGTGAACGCTCTTAAAAAATATACGTGGGTGCACCTAGCAGGCACGCTTGAATACAGATCTCCCCTCCCCCCAAGTATTGAGAACAACTACACCTTGAAAGATCTCCCAACACTAAACCAGAAGTATTCTCCCCTTGTAGCTCTTGATCTCC
The Candidatus Woesearchaeota archaeon DNA segment above includes these coding regions:
- a CDS encoding polyprenyl synthetase family protein; this translates as MKFMQEIIGHYAQILREETDMFLKNMQREALTAGTFTQEVYELLKDYVSRGKFLRGSLLLFAQECYAPKYDVQAVQAAIALELIHAALLIQDDIMDRSVLRRGCLALHKSFESRGEVEQFQEVKKTGESLALCAADALIFVALRLIKHGELMDLFSKELHRTALGQMADIMGSASRKTFSKDKILKIYQYKTARYTFSLPLAAGVILAGRNPAQLEKIGEEMGLLYNLRDDYLDFTSTSGKDQGSDFKENKQTMYRLLLCEKTSEEPKDFEHYKELLEKHGVFKEVDQLMLTYHENILKQIAQLDILKKEELALLATNLLTRKK